In a single window of the Thermus amyloliquefaciens genome:
- a CDS encoding ABC transporter permease yields the protein MARLAGLLVLLFLGLALFYPLGRILALGVGEGFARALANPYYWGRYLWSLEYGLLSALLTLSLALPLAFLFRRRFPLREAFLALSTLPFVLPTPVVALGFLALLGPRGFLGVDLYGTKALLLLAAVFYNLGLALRILLPVAVHLAEPMRAARVLGATPFRALLRVGLPLLLPALGSAGLLVFLYTFSAFGVPLLLGGPRYATLEVEVYTLLAYRLAFPEASALMLLEILTLGLAVLLYLRLRPYPLPPGGLGPGLSWAGTVGLAAFFLLFFAPLGALLLQAHPGALASAWASEDFTPLSLALGNSLRFTLLALLLAFPLGVAYAVAARGSRLMDLLGLFPLMVSPVAVGLGYLLAYPSLRGSLGLLLGAYALLAYPLLARALLPALKSLPPSLLWAARVLGATPLRAFLRVELPLVLPALTSGLALALAAILGEFGASLVLWRPEWTTLTLAIYERLGRPGEAPFREALALAFLLALLSALLFYLLDRGRGRWG from the coding sequence GTGGCCAGGCTCGCGGGGCTTCTCGTCCTCCTCTTCCTGGGCCTGGCCCTTTTCTACCCCTTGGGGCGCATCCTGGCCCTGGGGGTGGGGGAGGGGTTCGCCAGGGCCCTGGCCAACCCCTACTACTGGGGGCGCTACCTCTGGAGCCTGGAGTATGGGCTCCTTTCTGCCCTCCTGACCCTTTCCCTGGCCCTTCCCCTGGCCTTTCTCTTCCGCAGGCGGTTTCCCCTCAGGGAGGCCTTCCTTGCCCTCTCCACCCTCCCCTTCGTCCTCCCCACCCCGGTGGTGGCCCTGGGGTTTTTGGCCCTCCTGGGCCCCCGCGGATTCCTGGGGGTGGACCTCTACGGCACCAAGGCCCTTCTCCTCCTGGCGGCGGTCTTTTACAACCTGGGGCTCGCCCTGCGCATCCTCCTTCCCGTGGCGGTGCACCTGGCCGAGCCCATGCGGGCGGCAAGGGTCCTGGGGGCCACCCCTTTTCGGGCCCTATTAAGGGTGGGCCTTCCCCTGCTGCTTCCCGCCTTGGGTTCCGCCGGGTTGCTGGTCTTCCTTTACACCTTTTCCGCCTTCGGGGTGCCGCTTCTCTTGGGCGGGCCCCGGTACGCCACCCTCGAGGTGGAGGTCTACACCCTTTTGGCCTACCGCCTGGCCTTTCCCGAGGCCAGCGCCCTCATGCTCCTGGAGATCCTCACCCTGGGGCTCGCCGTCTTGCTGTACCTGCGCCTCCGCCCCTACCCCCTGCCCCCAGGGGGGCTGGGGCCTGGCCTTTCCTGGGCTGGCACGGTGGGGCTTGCCGCCTTCTTCCTCCTGTTCTTCGCGCCCTTGGGGGCCCTCCTCCTCCAGGCTCACCCCGGGGCCTTGGCCTCCGCCTGGGCCTCGGAGGACTTCACCCCCCTTTCCCTGGCCTTGGGGAATAGCCTCCGCTTCACCCTTCTGGCCCTGCTCCTGGCCTTTCCCCTGGGGGTGGCCTACGCGGTGGCCGCCCGGGGAAGCCGCCTTATGGACCTTTTGGGGCTATTCCCCCTCATGGTGAGCCCGGTGGCGGTGGGCCTGGGCTACCTGCTGGCCTACCCCTCCCTTAGGGGCTCCCTAGGCCTCCTCCTCGGGGCCTACGCCCTCCTGGCCTACCCCCTCTTGGCCCGGGCGTTGCTTCCCGCCCTGAAGAGCCTTCCCCCAAGCCTCCTTTGGGCCGCCCGGGTCCTGGGGGCCACGCCCCTTCGCGCCTTCCTGCGGGTGGAGCTCCCCTTGGTCCTCCCCGCCCTCACCTCGGGGCTGGCCCTGGCCCTGGCGGCCATCCTGGGGGAGTTTGGGGCCAGCCTGGTGCTCTGGCGGCCCGAGTGGACCACCCTGACCCTGGCCATCTACGAGCGGCTGGGCCGGCCCGGGGAGGCCCCCTTTCGGGAGGCCTTGGCCTTGGCTTTCCTGCTGGCCCTCCTTTCCGCCCTCCTCTTCTACCTCCTGGACCGGGGCCGCGGCCGGTGGGGCTGA
- a CDS encoding DNA-formamidopyrimidine glycosylase: protein MPELPEVETTRRRLEPLLLGQRLLEIHHQDPRRYRHTQKAQGQMVESLLRRGKFLLFPLSGGLEMVVHLGMTGGFRLQKTPHTRVAFRLEQGELFFHDPRRFGRIWVVEKGDYREIPLLSRLGPEPLSEAFRFPEFWEGLRRSGKPLKGLLLDQRLAAGVGNIYADEALFRARLSPFRRGRELREEEAQRLFLALKEVLAEATAQGGSTLSDRTYQQPDGLPGGFQERHAVYGRAGLPCPLCGTPVARGVVAGRGTHFCPRCQA, encoded by the coding sequence GTGCCTGAGCTGCCCGAGGTGGAAACCACCAGGCGGCGCCTCGAGCCCCTCCTTCTTGGGCAACGCCTCCTGGAGATCCACCACCAGGACCCAAGGCGCTACCGCCACACGCAAAAGGCCCAGGGGCAGATGGTGGAAAGCCTCCTGCGCCGCGGGAAGTTCCTCCTCTTTCCCCTCTCTGGGGGCTTGGAGATGGTGGTCCACCTGGGCATGACCGGGGGGTTTCGCCTGCAAAAGACCCCCCACACCCGGGTGGCCTTCCGCCTGGAGCAGGGGGAGCTCTTCTTCCACGACCCGAGGCGCTTCGGGCGCATCTGGGTGGTGGAAAAGGGGGATTACCGGGAGATCCCCCTGCTCTCCCGCCTGGGCCCCGAGCCCCTTTCCGAGGCCTTCCGCTTCCCGGAGTTCTGGGAGGGCCTAAGAAGGAGCGGCAAGCCCCTCAAGGGCCTCCTTCTGGACCAGCGCCTCGCCGCCGGGGTGGGGAACATCTACGCCGACGAGGCCCTCTTCCGGGCCCGCCTCTCCCCTTTCCGCCGGGGGCGGGAGCTTAGGGAGGAGGAAGCCCAAAGGCTCTTCCTGGCCCTTAAGGAGGTGCTGGCCGAGGCCACCGCCCAAGGGGGAAGCACCCTTTCCGACCGCACCTACCAGCAACCCGATGGCCTTCCGGGAGGGTTCCAGGAGCGCCATGCGGTCTATGGCCGCGCGGGGCTCCCCTGCCCCCTTTGCGGCACCCCCGTGGCCCGGGGGGTGGTGGCGGGGCGGGGCACCCACTTCTGCCCCCGGTGCCAGGCCTGA
- a CDS encoding acyl-CoA thioesterase, whose amino-acid sequence MEARTLELVFPEHTNPLGAAFGGFVLGLMDKVGSYAAARRAKKPVVTVAVGGVEFKVPIRTGDLLEVVARVVRVGRTSLTVEVEVYKERFGQENGRVLATKGELTYVAVNERGQPVPVDEHAGMD is encoded by the coding sequence ATGGAGGCGCGGACCTTAGAGCTTGTCTTCCCCGAGCACACCAACCCCCTGGGCGCCGCCTTCGGCGGCTTTGTGCTGGGCCTCATGGACAAGGTGGGCTCCTACGCCGCCGCCAGAAGGGCCAAGAAGCCCGTGGTCACCGTGGCCGTGGGCGGGGTGGAGTTCAAGGTGCCCATCCGCACCGGGGACCTCCTGGAGGTGGTGGCGAGGGTGGTGCGGGTGGGACGCACCTCCTTGACCGTGGAGGTGGAGGTGTACAAGGAGCGCTTTGGCCAGGAAAACGGCCGGGTCCTGGCCACCAAGGGGGAGCTCACCTACGTGGCGGTGAACGAGCGGGGCCAGCCGGTGCCGGTGGACGAGCATGCGGGTATGGATTGA
- a CDS encoding 4a-hydroxytetrahydrobiopterin dehydratase: MDWEVRQDPERLYKAFRFPNFREALAFAQRVGELAERENHHPRLTVEWGRVTVEWWTHSQGGITERDREMARLTDLLL, from the coding sequence ATGGACTGGGAGGTGCGGCAAGACCCAGAACGCCTTTACAAGGCCTTCCGCTTCCCGAACTTCCGGGAGGCCCTGGCCTTCGCCCAACGCGTGGGGGAGCTGGCCGAAAGGGAAAACCACCACCCCCGCCTCACGGTGGAGTGGGGCCGGGTGACGGTGGAGTGGTGGACCCATAGCCAAGGGGGCATCACCGAAAGGGACCGGGAGATGGCCCGCCTCACCGACCTTCTCCTGTAG
- a CDS encoding FAD-binding oxidoreductase, whose protein sequence is MAKLEALRRLLPGKVDTSPSERRRHGRDEGYPEEGEVLAVVYPEGVEDVQKALLWAREHRVAVIPFGAGTSLEGHLLPLGEAISLDFARMNRLLEVRPEDFLCVVEPGLTRKALNEALKGTGLFFPVDPGADATLGGMAATNASGTTTVRYGGMRPNVLALQVVLANGEVLELGRPVRKTSAGYDLKDLFIGSEGTLGVITRLTLRLHPLPEHVHTLRVFFPGVEEAAAASYRVMASGLPVARLELLDELALKALNRHLGAGFPERPALFLEFHSSTREALEAESALALTLMEEAGALAVEAAKTEEERKRQWEARHQAYWALVHLFPGHRFMITDVAVPLSRLPEMVRYAQGLLWEMGLTGNILGHVGDGNFHTLVPVLPEDYPKAEAYAEALVRRALELGGTCTAEHGVGLRKKKYLPREHGPALDWMRKLKALLDPEGLLNPGKVLDTP, encoded by the coding sequence ATGGCGAAGCTGGAAGCCCTTAGGCGCCTCCTCCCCGGGAAGGTGGACACCTCCCCCTCCGAGCGCCGCCGCCACGGGCGGGACGAGGGCTACCCCGAGGAGGGGGAGGTGTTGGCGGTGGTCTACCCGGAGGGGGTGGAGGACGTGCAAAAAGCCCTCCTCTGGGCGCGGGAGCACCGCGTGGCGGTCATCCCCTTCGGGGCGGGCACCAGCCTGGAGGGCCACCTCCTCCCCTTGGGGGAGGCCATCAGCCTGGACTTCGCCCGCATGAACCGCCTCCTCGAGGTCCGCCCGGAGGACTTCCTCTGCGTGGTGGAGCCCGGCCTCACCCGCAAGGCTCTGAACGAGGCCCTGAAGGGGACGGGCCTCTTCTTCCCCGTGGACCCCGGGGCCGACGCCACCTTAGGCGGCATGGCCGCCACCAACGCCAGCGGCACCACCACGGTGCGCTACGGGGGGATGCGGCCAAACGTCCTGGCCCTGCAGGTGGTCCTGGCGAACGGGGAGGTGCTGGAGCTCGGGCGGCCCGTGCGCAAGACCAGCGCCGGCTACGACCTCAAGGACCTCTTCATCGGCTCGGAAGGGACCTTAGGGGTCATCACCCGCCTCACCCTGCGCCTGCACCCCTTGCCCGAGCACGTGCACACCCTAAGGGTCTTCTTCCCCGGGGTGGAGGAGGCGGCGGCGGCGAGCTATAGGGTGATGGCCAGCGGGCTTCCCGTGGCCCGGCTGGAGCTTTTGGACGAGCTGGCCCTAAAGGCCCTGAACCGCCACCTTGGGGCGGGGTTTCCCGAGCGCCCCGCCCTCTTCCTGGAGTTCCACTCCTCCACGAGGGAGGCCCTGGAGGCGGAAAGCGCCCTGGCCCTTACCCTCATGGAGGAGGCGGGGGCCTTGGCGGTGGAGGCCGCCAAGACGGAGGAGGAGCGCAAAAGGCAGTGGGAGGCCCGGCACCAGGCCTACTGGGCCCTGGTCCACCTCTTCCCCGGCCACCGCTTCATGATCACCGACGTGGCCGTGCCCCTTTCCCGCCTGCCCGAGATGGTGCGCTATGCCCAAGGGCTTCTTTGGGAAATGGGCCTCACCGGCAACATCCTGGGCCACGTGGGGGACGGGAACTTCCACACCCTGGTCCCCGTTTTGCCGGAGGACTACCCCAAGGCCGAAGCCTACGCCGAGGCCCTGGTGCGCCGCGCCCTGGAGCTTGGGGGCACCTGCACCGCCGAGCACGGGGTGGGCCTGAGGAAGAAGAAGTACCTGCCCCGGGAGCACGGCCCTGCCCTGGATTGGATGCGAAAACTGAAGGCGCTCCTGGACCCCGAGGGCCTCCTGAACCCGGGGAAGGTGCTTGACACGCCCTAG
- a CDS encoding MFS transporter, giving the protein MQGFAAFRLLWVGQALALVGREMTWFALTLYAYQKTGLATTLSLLGFFHFLPLILLSPLAGALVDRYPRRWAMLAADLGGGLATGFLLLMLLLGRLEVGHLYVVSAFTGALSSLHWPALSAALSAMLEKKDYARASGMMSLAESLAGVGAPVLAAALLKPLGLWGIFALDLLGAGAAVLTLLMVPIPSPRAQAGKKTSLLEEALFGFRFILQRPPLLGLQLMFFGVNFLTTLAATVLPAMVLAKTALSETALALVRSASGLGGVAGGLLLSLWGGPRKRVHGVFLGMALSSLALALMGVVEGPQAWAALAFLESLFIPLLNGSNQAIWQSKVPLEVQGKVFAARRMIAWFANPLAMLLSGPLADRVFGPRYGQGEGIALMLLLFGGLGVALGLLGYLLPPVREAERLLPDAKPD; this is encoded by the coding sequence ATGCAGGGCTTCGCCGCCTTCCGCCTGCTCTGGGTGGGCCAGGCCCTGGCCCTGGTGGGCCGGGAGATGACCTGGTTCGCCCTCACCCTCTACGCCTACCAGAAGACGGGCCTGGCCACCACCCTTTCCCTCTTGGGCTTCTTCCACTTCCTCCCCCTCATCCTCCTCTCCCCCCTGGCGGGGGCCCTGGTGGACCGCTACCCCCGGCGGTGGGCCATGCTGGCCGCGGACCTGGGCGGGGGGCTGGCCACGGGCTTCCTCCTCCTCATGCTCCTCCTGGGGCGGCTGGAGGTGGGGCACCTCTATGTGGTTTCCGCCTTCACCGGGGCCCTTTCCAGCCTCCACTGGCCCGCCCTCTCCGCCGCCCTTTCCGCCATGCTGGAAAAAAAGGACTACGCCCGGGCCAGCGGCATGATGAGCCTGGCGGAGTCCCTGGCGGGGGTGGGGGCCCCTGTGCTGGCCGCAGCCCTCCTGAAGCCCCTGGGCCTTTGGGGCATCTTCGCCCTGGACCTCCTGGGGGCGGGTGCCGCGGTCCTCACCCTCCTCATGGTGCCCATTCCCAGCCCTCGAGCTCAGGCTGGGAAAAAGACCTCCCTCCTGGAGGAGGCCCTCTTCGGCTTCCGCTTCATCCTGCAAAGGCCCCCCCTCCTGGGCCTGCAGCTCATGTTCTTTGGGGTGAACTTCCTCACCACCCTGGCGGCCACCGTCCTTCCGGCCATGGTCCTGGCCAAGACCGCCCTCTCCGAGACCGCTTTGGCCCTGGTGCGCTCGGCCTCGGGGCTCGGAGGGGTGGCGGGGGGGCTTCTCCTCTCCCTCTGGGGCGGCCCCCGGAAGCGGGTGCACGGGGTCTTCCTGGGCATGGCCCTTTCCAGCCTGGCCCTGGCCCTCATGGGCGTGGTGGAGGGCCCCCAGGCCTGGGCGGCCTTGGCCTTCCTGGAGAGCCTCTTCATACCGCTGCTGAACGGCTCCAACCAGGCCATCTGGCAGTCCAAGGTGCCCCTCGAGGTCCAGGGCAAGGTCTTCGCCGCCAGGCGCATGATCGCCTGGTTCGCCAACCCCCTGGCCATGCTCCTCTCTGGCCCCCTGGCGGACCGGGTCTTCGGCCCCCGTTACGGCCAGGGGGAGGGGATCGCCCTCATGCTCCTCCTCTTTGGCGGCCTGGGGGTGGCCCTGGGGCTTTTGGGCTACCTCCTCCCCCCGGTCCGGGAAGCGGAACGCCTTCTCCCAGACGCCAAGCCGGACTAA
- a CDS encoding aldo/keto reductase family protein encodes MGTMRYRKLGKWGLKVSEISLGAWVTFGDVVKDKETVREIVKIAYEGGVNFFDNADVYAKGLAEEVMGEVLREFPRHTLVLSTKAYWPMSEDPNDRGLSRKHLLESLTKSLKRLRTDYVDLFFAHRYDPEVPMEEIVYAMHTLVEKGYALYWGTSEWPAARIAEAVAFAKANGLHPPVVEQPQYSMLYRERVEGEVLPEAERFGMGLVVWSPLAMGMLTGRYDEGIPPESRFARYPQFAERFLTEENRRKVLRLKEVAEELGLTRTQLALAWVLRLPGISSAITGATRPEQIRESLGAAGVDLPQEALERIEAILKGEA; translated from the coding sequence ATGGGCACCATGCGCTACCGGAAGCTGGGCAAGTGGGGCCTCAAGGTCTCCGAGATCTCCTTGGGGGCCTGGGTCACCTTCGGCGACGTGGTCAAGGACAAGGAAACCGTCCGGGAGATCGTGAAGATCGCCTATGAGGGCGGGGTGAACTTCTTTGACAACGCCGACGTCTACGCCAAGGGCCTGGCGGAGGAGGTGATGGGGGAGGTGCTAAGGGAGTTTCCCCGGCACACCCTGGTCCTCTCCACCAAGGCCTACTGGCCCATGTCCGAGGACCCCAACGACCGGGGCTTAAGCCGCAAGCACCTCCTGGAAAGCCTCACGAAAAGCCTAAAGCGCCTCAGGACCGACTACGTGGACCTCTTCTTCGCCCACCGCTACGACCCCGAGGTGCCCATGGAGGAGATCGTCTACGCCATGCACACCCTCGTGGAAAAGGGCTACGCCCTCTACTGGGGCACCTCGGAGTGGCCCGCGGCCAGGATCGCTGAAGCGGTAGCCTTCGCCAAGGCCAACGGCCTCCACCCGCCCGTGGTGGAGCAGCCCCAGTACTCCATGCTCTACCGGGAGCGGGTGGAGGGGGAGGTCCTTCCCGAGGCGGAGCGCTTCGGCATGGGCCTGGTGGTCTGGAGCCCCCTGGCCATGGGCATGCTCACCGGCCGCTACGACGAGGGCATCCCCCCGGAAAGCCGCTTCGCCCGTTACCCCCAGTTCGCCGAGCGCTTCCTCACCGAGGAGAACCGCAGGAAGGTGCTGCGGCTTAAGGAGGTGGCGGAGGAACTGGGCCTCACCCGCACCCAGCTGGCCCTGGCCTGGGTTTTGCGCCTCCCCGGCATCTCCAGCGCCATCACCGGGGCCACCCGGCCCGAGCAGATCCGGGAGAGCCTGGGGGCCGCGGGGGTGGACCTGCCCCAGGAGGCCCTGGAGCGGATTGAGGCCATCCTGAAGGGCGAGGCGTAA
- a CDS encoding CDGSH iron-sulfur domain-containing protein — MRLEFVENGPIRLEGGRFRVRVGEREEVLEKPRLSLCRCGASANKPFCDGTHKRIGFQAPGGVLEVEGD; from the coding sequence ATGCGGCTGGAGTTCGTGGAAAACGGTCCCATCCGGTTGGAGGGCGGACGCTTCCGGGTGCGGGTGGGGGAGCGGGAAGAGGTCTTGGAGAAGCCCCGGCTCTCCCTTTGCCGCTGCGGCGCCTCGGCGAACAAACCCTTCTGCGACGGCACCCATAAGCGCATCGGCTTCCAGGCCCCTGGTGGGGTGTTGGAGGTGGAAGGGGACTGA
- a CDS encoding penicillin acylase family protein produces the protein MKRFLRFLAWALGLALLAVLLLALGVYATLRASLPQAEGRIALKGLSAPVEVVRDGRGVVRVRAQTLEDLLFAQGFVHAQERLWQMEFQRRVGQGRLSEVLGEATLPQDRFLRTWGFYQAAKSAYERLYPEEKRAVDAYVAGVNAFLESGAPLPPEFRLLGFRPEPWSGPDVLVWAKMMSFDLSGNWEEELLRHRLLARGISPERLLQLMPPYPEDAPTILQGEDLRLPLKREEAPAALLRMAPPRRLEASNNWVVAGSRTVTGKPFLADDPHLGLQAPSLWFLMVLEAPGYRAMGASLPGVPGIVIGRNERIAWGVTNVGADVQDLYLLEDVEGRGYRYKGRVVPYRVREERIRVKGGREEVLRVRETLYGPVITDALQDPPKTPMALRWVSLDPEDHILMAFLGVNRAGSWEEFVAALRHYSAPSQNFVYADVEGNIGYIAPGKFPIRKEGHTGTVPVPGNGEWDWQGYRRPEAWPMVLNPKEGFVVTANHKATPEGFPYALTYDWAEPYRAERIRELLLAKEKLSLEDMRAIQQDQKTLLFRDFRPALELLNPLSERGRVWRQRLLAWDGTMAAGSEEALVFALWYTELTRLPEREVGEAFWDEPRYLLRALKEGDKNCDQPDTGYPETCLDFAALALERALDRKEALGGRSWGEVHRAVFPHAVLTHTPLRRLTDRRVPFGGDRYTVNVGPFVPETLQMTHGPSYRQIVDLSDPEASLFVHPMGQAGHFLSPHYADLLPLWARGAYLPMRFAEGGKTLLLEPGR, from the coding sequence ATGAAACGCTTCTTGCGGTTTCTGGCTTGGGCCCTGGGCTTGGCCCTTCTGGCGGTCCTCTTGCTGGCCCTGGGAGTCTACGCCACCCTGCGGGCCTCTTTGCCCCAGGCGGAGGGGCGCATCGCCCTGAAGGGCCTTTCGGCCCCGGTGGAGGTGGTGCGGGACGGGCGGGGGGTGGTGCGGGTGCGGGCCCAGACCCTCGAGGACCTCCTCTTCGCCCAGGGCTTTGTCCACGCCCAGGAAAGGCTTTGGCAGATGGAGTTCCAGCGCCGGGTGGGGCAGGGCAGGCTTTCCGAGGTCCTGGGGGAGGCCACGCTTCCTCAAGACCGCTTCCTGCGCACCTGGGGGTTTTACCAGGCGGCAAAGAGCGCCTACGAGCGGCTTTACCCGGAGGAAAAGCGGGCGGTGGACGCCTATGTGGCCGGGGTGAACGCCTTTTTGGAAAGCGGGGCCCCCTTGCCCCCGGAGTTCCGCCTCCTCGGCTTCCGCCCCGAGCCCTGGTCGGGGCCGGACGTGCTGGTGTGGGCCAAGATGATGAGCTTTGACCTTTCGGGCAACTGGGAGGAGGAGCTCCTCCGCCACCGCCTCCTCGCCCGGGGGATAAGCCCCGAGAGGCTCCTCCAGCTCATGCCCCCCTACCCCGAGGACGCCCCCACCATCCTGCAAGGGGAGGACCTGAGGCTTCCCCTAAAGCGGGAGGAGGCCCCGGCCGCCCTGCTGAGGATGGCCCCGCCCCGCCGCCTGGAGGCCAGCAACAACTGGGTGGTGGCGGGAAGCCGCACGGTCACGGGGAAGCCCTTCCTGGCGGACGACCCCCACCTGGGCCTCCAGGCGCCTTCCCTTTGGTTCTTGATGGTCCTCGAGGCCCCCGGCTACCGGGCCATGGGGGCCAGCCTCCCCGGGGTGCCGGGCATCGTCATCGGCCGGAACGAGCGCATCGCCTGGGGGGTGACCAACGTGGGGGCGGACGTGCAGGACCTGTACCTCCTGGAGGACGTGGAGGGTAGGGGCTACCGGTACAAGGGCCGGGTGGTGCCCTACCGGGTGCGGGAGGAGAGGATCCGGGTCAAGGGGGGTAGGGAGGAGGTCCTGCGGGTGCGGGAAACCCTCTATGGCCCCGTGATCACCGACGCCCTCCAAGACCCCCCCAAGACCCCCATGGCCCTCCGCTGGGTGAGCCTGGACCCGGAGGACCACATCCTCATGGCCTTCCTGGGGGTGAACCGGGCGGGGAGCTGGGAGGAGTTCGTGGCCGCCCTCCGCCACTACTCCGCCCCCAGCCAGAACTTCGTCTACGCCGACGTGGAGGGCAACATCGGCTACATCGCCCCCGGGAAGTTCCCCATCCGCAAGGAGGGGCACACGGGCACCGTGCCCGTGCCCGGGAACGGGGAGTGGGACTGGCAGGGCTACCGCAGGCCCGAGGCGTGGCCCATGGTCCTGAACCCCAAGGAGGGCTTTGTGGTCACCGCCAACCACAAGGCCACCCCCGAGGGCTTCCCCTACGCCCTCACCTACGACTGGGCCGAGCCCTACCGGGCAGAGCGCATCCGCGAGCTCCTCTTGGCCAAGGAAAAGCTTTCCCTGGAGGACATGCGGGCCATCCAGCAGGATCAGAAAACCCTCCTCTTCCGGGACTTCCGCCCCGCCTTGGAGCTCCTGAACCCCCTCTCCGAGCGGGGCCGGGTTTGGCGCCAAAGGCTTCTTGCCTGGGACGGCACCATGGCCGCCGGCTCGGAGGAGGCCCTGGTCTTCGCCCTCTGGTACACCGAGCTCACCCGGTTGCCGGAGAGGGAGGTGGGGGAGGCCTTCTGGGACGAGCCCCGCTACCTGCTAAGGGCCCTTAAGGAGGGGGATAAAAACTGCGACCAGCCGGACACCGGGTACCCGGAGACCTGCCTGGACTTCGCCGCCTTGGCCCTGGAACGGGCCCTGGACCGGAAGGAGGCCCTAGGGGGGCGCTCCTGGGGCGAGGTGCACCGGGCGGTCTTCCCCCACGCCGTCCTCACCCACACCCCCTTGAGGCGGCTCACGGACCGGAGGGTGCCCTTCGGCGGGGACCGGTACACGGTGAACGTGGGCCCCTTCGTCCCCGAAACCCTCCAGATGACCCATGGGCCCAGCTACCGGCAGATCGTGGACCTTTCCGATCCGGAGGCTTCCCTCTTCGTCCACCCCATGGGCCAGGCGGGGCACTTCCTCTCCCCCCACTACGCCGACCTCCTGCCCCTTTGGGCCAGGGGGGCGTACCTGCCCATGCGCTTTGCGGAAGGGGGTAAAACCCTTCTTCTGGAGCCTGGGCGCTAG